The following coding sequences lie in one Metallumcola ferriviriculae genomic window:
- a CDS encoding putative glycoside hydrolase, translating to MKKSMMLAVAAVILLSLAVGQLLSTSGKPMDDNQVKPAVADAEKVEKQEKPAADDEGLKEDDPKDETTSSNGETEITETGTSETSDTRTGEIKAEKALPARVAVKGIYATGFTAGSKNIERLIDLIDKTELNALVVDIKDATGYLTTPLETDPELSVSAVTYKIKDLPALVTDLKERGIYTIARVVVFKDPLVADRYPELAVQRKSGGIWRDYKGKAWTNPYKKEVWDYNVDIALAAIRAGFEEIQFDYVRFPSDGPLKEAVYPGKDNKNRADTIEAFLAYAGEKIHKAGAFVSADVFGLTCSAEDDLGIGQKIELIAGSADYVSPMVYPSHYAPGSYGIKNPNASPYKTVYKSLTDAVYKTRDTDNIIRPWLQDFSYGYSYGAKEVRAQIKATYDAGLEEWILWNASNRYTGRALNKE from the coding sequence ATGAAGAAATCAATGATGCTGGCTGTTGCGGCGGTTATTCTTCTCAGTTTGGCCGTAGGCCAGCTGCTTAGTACCAGCGGTAAACCGATGGACGATAACCAGGTTAAGCCGGCGGTTGCCGATGCGGAAAAAGTAGAGAAACAAGAGAAACCTGCGGCGGATGATGAAGGATTAAAAGAAGATGATCCGAAAGATGAAACTACGTCAAGCAATGGTGAAACTGAAATCACTGAAACGGGAACGTCGGAAACATCCGACACGAGAACTGGCGAAATTAAAGCCGAAAAAGCACTGCCTGCGCGGGTGGCAGTCAAGGGGATTTATGCCACCGGGTTTACTGCCGGTTCTAAAAATATTGAGCGCTTAATTGATTTGATAGACAAGACGGAATTAAACGCTTTGGTAGTGGATATCAAGGACGCCACTGGTTATCTGACCACTCCGCTGGAGACAGACCCCGAACTCTCCGTCAGTGCCGTTACATATAAAATTAAAGATTTACCCGCGTTGGTGACTGATTTAAAGGAGCGAGGCATTTATACCATTGCCAGGGTTGTGGTCTTTAAGGATCCGTTGGTGGCAGACAGGTACCCGGAATTAGCTGTCCAGAGAAAATCCGGCGGTATTTGGCGGGATTACAAGGGGAAAGCATGGACTAACCCATACAAAAAAGAGGTGTGGGATTACAATGTAGATATCGCGTTGGCAGCTATCCGTGCGGGCTTTGAGGAAATACAGTTCGATTATGTACGCTTCCCCTCCGACGGGCCGCTGAAGGAAGCAGTATATCCTGGGAAGGATAATAAAAATAGGGCAGATACCATTGAAGCGTTTCTAGCTTATGCCGGAGAAAAAATCCATAAAGCAGGAGCATTTGTTTCGGCAGACGTGTTCGGCTTAACTTGTTCGGCAGAGGACGACTTGGGCATCGGACAGAAGATAGAGTTGATAGCCGGCAGCGCCGACTATGTCTCACCGATGGTATATCCGTCTCACTATGCTCCGGGGAGTTATGGTATTAAGAATCCCAATGCATCTCCTTATAAAACAGTTTATAAGAGTCTTACCGATGCAGTATATAAAACCAGGGATACGGATAATATAATCCGTCCCTGGCTGCAGGATTTCAGCTATGGTTATTCATATGGTGCAAAGGAAGTGCGGGCCCAAATTAAGGCCACTTATGATGCCGGTTTGGAAGAATGGATATTATGGAATGCCAGCAACAGATATACTGGTAGAGCTTTAAATAAGGAATGA